In Arcanobacterium wilhelmae, the following are encoded in one genomic region:
- a CDS encoding DUF349 domain-containing protein: protein MSDTMPTPASNDAAETTQNTTETTTPTPASAPTPSTPVAPAPLTEAEATEAAKWGRVDDEGNVWLLDSQGKDVRIVGQYTAGGTATDALALYARRFLDLQSQVALLEMRINTISPEESRKSHKHLAAQLEEPAAIGDIAALRTRVDATLPLIEERATVVAEQRAEAKAKALEEREAIVAQAEKISGQDPAKTHWKNSRAQLTELLEQWKHAQRHGARIDRPTEEALWKRFSSARTQFDRHRRQYFSERDKATKATVSAKEDLIRRATELQNSTDWGATSAAYRQLMSEWKAAGRAGRKEDDKLWDRFRAAQQVFFDARNAHNTQVDEEFGENLAKKLELLKEAEKLVPVKDIEAAKAAIREIGEQWDQIGRVPRADVGRTEGRLRDIEQAIRDAESEQWRKSDPAVAERSNGMAAQLEALIAELEAQLAEAKAAGNEKKVKEYTSALEARKQWLAAVQAD from the coding sequence ATGTCGGATACCATGCCCACCCCGGCCAGCAACGACGCAGCCGAAACCACCCAGAACACTACTGAAACCACCACACCGACCCCTGCGTCGGCGCCTACCCCGTCCACTCCAGTTGCTCCCGCTCCCCTCACGGAAGCTGAAGCCACTGAAGCCGCCAAGTGGGGCCGAGTCGACGACGAGGGCAACGTTTGGCTTCTCGACAGCCAAGGAAAAGACGTCCGCATCGTTGGTCAGTACACTGCTGGCGGTACAGCAACTGATGCGCTCGCGCTGTACGCGCGCAGGTTCCTCGATCTGCAGTCGCAGGTGGCACTTCTCGAGATGCGCATCAACACGATTTCCCCTGAGGAATCGCGCAAGTCGCACAAGCACCTTGCAGCGCAGCTCGAAGAGCCTGCAGCTATTGGTGATATTGCCGCGTTGCGCACCCGCGTTGACGCCACGCTCCCACTCATTGAGGAGCGAGCCACTGTGGTCGCCGAACAGCGTGCCGAGGCCAAGGCCAAGGCCCTAGAAGAGCGCGAAGCCATCGTGGCGCAGGCCGAGAAGATCTCCGGCCAGGATCCCGCAAAGACTCACTGGAAGAACTCGCGCGCGCAGCTCACTGAACTCCTCGAACAGTGGAAGCATGCGCAACGCCATGGCGCACGCATCGATCGTCCTACCGAGGAAGCCCTGTGGAAGCGATTCTCTTCGGCTCGCACGCAGTTTGATCGCCACCGCCGTCAGTACTTCTCCGAGCGTGATAAGGCAACAAAGGCAACCGTGAGCGCGAAGGAAGATCTGATCCGCCGCGCAACCGAACTCCAGAATTCCACTGATTGGGGCGCCACCTCCGCTGCATACCGTCAGCTCATGAGCGAGTGGAAGGCCGCGGGTCGCGCCGGCCGCAAGGAAGACGACAAGCTCTGGGATCGTTTCCGCGCCGCTCAGCAGGTCTTCTTCGACGCCCGTAACGCCCACAACACCCAGGTTGACGAGGAGTTCGGCGAGAATCTCGCGAAGAAGCTCGAGCTCTTGAAGGAAGCCGAGAAGCTGGTGCCGGTCAAGGATATCGAGGCCGCTAAGGCCGCGATTCGCGAAATCGGCGAACAATGGGATCAGATCGGCCGAGTTCCGCGAGCCGATGTGGGACGCACCGAAGGACGTCTACGCGATATCGAGCAGGCGATCCGTGATGCTGAATCCGAGCAGTGGCGCAAGTCCGATCCTGCGGTTGCCGAGCGTTCGAACGGCATGGCCGCCCAGCTTGAGGCGCTCATCGCAGAGCTCGAGGCCCAGCTCGCTGAGGCGAAGGCGGCCGGCAATGAGAAGAAGGTCAAGGAATACACCTCGGCCCTCGAAGCGCGTAAGCAGTGGCTTGCAGCCGTTCAGGCAGACTGA
- a CDS encoding RelA/SpoT family protein: protein MSDNTGAVPTRLRSRFAWLGGKKSLKVPALLEPIMAAIEGRGLNEQRILRAFVVAEEKHRGQKRKSGEPYITHPVAVATILAELGLDEDTIVAALLHDTVEDTDYTLKELSREFGETVALLVDGVTKLDKVEYGEAAAAETVRKMVIAMSKDIRVLLIKLGDRLHNARTWRYVEAGSAQRKARETLEIFAPLAHRLGMNSIKWELEDRSFRTLYPAVYAEIEQMVQERAPERERFLEDIKAKIQSELAKAGVKCTISGRPKHYYSIYQKMILRGRDFEDIYDLIGVRVLVNEVQDCYTTLGIVNSAYTPIQGRIKDYIASPKFNLYQSIHTTVMGPGGKTVEVQIRTYEMHRRAEFGVAAHWRYKENPNATKGTGHEKQEDAQLEWLRQLVDWQRDTADPSEFLDSLRYEMSGNQVYVFTPAGEVMELPAGSTPVDFAFAVHTEVGFRTVGAKVNDRLVTLDHKLESGDTVEIVTAKSSDAGPSRGWLDFVATPRARAKIKSWFTKSRREEAIEEGKEKLAKAIRRKNQPVQRLMSHETLRAVAQDLNRKDVTDLYSAIGEGNISSESVVRKLISSQGGLAGAEETMAEAVTPTRISRRSGEAGSAVVVSSIEDADVLVKLAKCCTPVPPDPIVGFITRGNGISVHRKDCPNVASLQRDPDRFIAIEWADAQDAVFVVQVQIEALDRRGLLADISKVLSDHDINMLSGSMSTSKERVARSTFQFEMGDPRHLTVVLKELRKIDGVYDAYRVVGSKRESDRRVTTDAGN from the coding sequence ATGAGCGACAACACTGGTGCAGTGCCTACACGTTTACGTTCGCGTTTTGCGTGGCTGGGCGGTAAGAAGTCACTGAAGGTCCCTGCTCTTCTCGAGCCGATTATGGCTGCGATCGAAGGCCGCGGGCTCAACGAGCAACGCATTTTGCGGGCCTTCGTTGTCGCTGAAGAAAAGCATCGTGGGCAGAAGCGTAAGTCGGGCGAGCCCTACATTACGCACCCGGTCGCCGTCGCCACTATTCTGGCAGAGCTCGGGTTGGACGAAGATACGATTGTCGCTGCGCTCCTTCACGATACTGTTGAAGATACCGACTACACACTCAAGGAGCTTTCCCGCGAATTCGGTGAAACGGTGGCGTTGTTGGTCGACGGCGTCACCAAACTCGACAAGGTCGAGTACGGTGAGGCTGCTGCCGCTGAAACTGTGCGCAAGATGGTGATCGCGATGTCGAAAGACATCCGCGTCTTGCTCATTAAGCTCGGTGATCGTCTGCATAATGCGCGCACATGGCGCTATGTGGAGGCCGGCTCGGCACAGCGCAAAGCGCGCGAAACCCTCGAGATTTTCGCTCCGCTCGCTCATCGCCTGGGCATGAATTCGATCAAGTGGGAGCTCGAGGATCGCTCCTTCCGTACGCTCTATCCTGCTGTGTATGCGGAGATCGAGCAGATGGTGCAGGAGCGCGCGCCAGAACGTGAACGCTTCTTGGAAGACATCAAGGCGAAGATCCAATCTGAGCTGGCGAAGGCCGGAGTGAAGTGTACGATTTCTGGGCGCCCGAAGCATTACTATTCGATCTATCAGAAGATGATCCTTCGCGGCCGAGATTTTGAAGATATTTACGATCTCATTGGTGTGCGAGTTCTGGTCAACGAGGTTCAGGATTGTTACACCACGCTTGGCATCGTTAACTCCGCATACACTCCAATCCAGGGTCGTATCAAGGATTACATCGCCTCGCCGAAGTTCAATCTCTATCAGTCGATCCACACAACGGTGATGGGCCCAGGTGGCAAAACCGTCGAGGTGCAGATCCGCACCTACGAGATGCATCGGCGCGCTGAGTTCGGCGTTGCCGCTCACTGGCGCTACAAGGAGAATCCCAACGCCACCAAGGGCACTGGCCACGAGAAGCAGGAGGACGCTCAGCTGGAGTGGCTCCGTCAGCTCGTTGATTGGCAGCGTGATACTGCTGATCCGTCGGAGTTCCTTGATTCGCTCCGTTACGAGATGTCGGGTAACCAAGTCTATGTGTTTACCCCCGCAGGCGAGGTGATGGAACTTCCGGCCGGATCCACGCCTGTTGATTTCGCTTTCGCCGTGCACACCGAGGTCGGCTTCCGCACTGTGGGCGCCAAGGTTAATGATCGCCTCGTGACTCTCGATCATAAGCTGGAATCAGGTGACACCGTGGAAATTGTCACCGCGAAGTCGTCCGATGCGGGGCCTTCGCGCGGGTGGCTCGATTTTGTGGCTACTCCTCGTGCGCGAGCGAAGATCAAGTCGTGGTTCACGAAGTCGCGCCGCGAGGAAGCAATCGAAGAGGGCAAGGAGAAGCTCGCAAAGGCGATTCGCCGCAAGAATCAGCCCGTGCAGCGTCTGATGTCTCACGAGACCCTCCGCGCCGTCGCTCAGGATCTCAACCGTAAGGACGTCACGGATCTGTATTCCGCGATCGGCGAGGGAAACATTTCGTCGGAGTCTGTGGTCCGGAAGCTGATCTCCTCGCAGGGAGGGCTCGCGGGCGCGGAGGAAACGATGGCGGAGGCGGTCACGCCGACGCGTATTTCGCGGCGTTCGGGGGAGGCTGGCTCGGCTGTCGTCGTCTCGTCGATTGAAGATGCCGACGTGCTAGTCAAGCTTGCCAAGTGTTGCACTCCGGTGCCACCGGATCCGATCGTCGGGTTCATCACGCGTGGCAATGGTATCTCCGTGCACCGCAAGGATTGCCCGAACGTGGCAAGTTTGCAACGCGATCCCGATCGCTTCATCGCGATCGAGTGGGCGGATGCTCAGGACGCTGTGTTTGTTGTTCAGGTACAGATCGAGGCTCTCGATCGACGCGGCCTCCTCGCGGATATCTCGAAGGTCCTCTCGGACCACGATATCAACATGCTTTCGGGCTCGATGAGTACCTCGAAGGAGCGAGTGGCTCGTTCCACTTTCCAGTTCGAAATGGGCGATCCTCGCCACCTCACGGTGGTTTTGAAGGAGCTACGCAAGATCGATGGCGTGTACGACGCCTATCGAGTGGTGGGGTCGAAGCGTGAGTCTGATCGCCGCGTCACTACTGACGCTGGCAACTGA
- a CDS encoding adenine phosphoribosyltransferase: MSEVFPKDTVEIVRSHVREVQDFPARGVLFRDITPLIADAEGFKALIDMLADHYRGKVDAVAGLESRGFILGAPLAVALGVGMLTVRKAGRLPGPVVGVDYDLEYGSARMELQPFTVEDGHRVLVIDDVLATGGTAGAAFDLIRQAGAVPAALCVLLELKDLGGRERLGGDIPIDSVIAY; the protein is encoded by the coding sequence ATGTCCGAAGTTTTCCCGAAAGACACCGTTGAGATCGTGCGCTCGCACGTCCGCGAGGTCCAGGATTTCCCAGCGCGTGGAGTGCTCTTCCGTGATATCACTCCGCTCATTGCCGATGCTGAGGGCTTTAAAGCATTGATTGATATGCTGGCGGATCACTATCGTGGCAAAGTAGATGCAGTTGCCGGCCTCGAATCTCGTGGCTTCATCCTCGGCGCCCCGCTCGCTGTTGCTCTCGGCGTCGGAATGCTGACGGTCCGTAAGGCAGGGCGACTGCCTGGCCCCGTCGTCGGCGTCGATTATGATCTCGAGTATGGCTCGGCGCGAATGGAACTCCAGCCGTTCACTGTGGAAGATGGGCACCGCGTCTTGGTCATCGACGATGTCCTTGCCACCGGTGGTACTGCAGGCGCCGCTTTCGATCTGATTCGACAGGCGGGAGCTGTTCCAGCTGCGCTGTGCGTCCTACTCGAGCTCAAGGACCTTGGCGGCCGTGAACGCCTCGGCGGAGATATTCCGATCGACTCTGTTATCGCGTACTGA
- the secF gene encoding protein translocase subunit SecF, producing the protein MSMYSWGNNLYSGKTSYPLIQKRMYWFSAAIALVLVSLISFATITPNLGIEFRGGSQFTVSGTAVTDLKPATDVVTKIGKDSAPRVTNVGSDTIRVQTGQLSDQETQKVRAELASAYKVSETEVTSTFIGPSWGADIMSKAIRAMIVFMVIVSLIMTIYFRSWAIAVGAMGALLHDFIVTLGVYWIGGFEITPATVIGLLTIMGYSLYDTVVVFDKVRENTVELRGQNDMTYEESANLAINQTLIRSLNTSITGLLPVMSVLFVGVYLLGADTLRDLALVMFVGMILSTLSSIFLAAPFAVALGMRNDAVKEHTAAVLKMRSESRDKAANLASTDENSGNIESSHVRSKSGAKKRKKK; encoded by the coding sequence ATGTCAATGTACTCCTGGGGAAATAACCTCTACTCGGGTAAGACCTCCTACCCGCTAATCCAGAAGCGCATGTACTGGTTTAGCGCTGCGATTGCGCTTGTGCTGGTTTCGCTGATTTCGTTTGCGACGATCACGCCGAACCTCGGTATCGAGTTCCGAGGTGGTTCGCAGTTCACCGTTTCGGGAACCGCAGTCACTGATCTCAAGCCCGCCACCGACGTCGTGACCAAAATCGGTAAGGATTCCGCCCCGCGCGTGACGAACGTGGGCAGCGATACGATCCGTGTCCAGACTGGCCAGCTCTCCGATCAGGAAACTCAGAAGGTTCGAGCCGAATTGGCAAGCGCCTACAAAGTGAGCGAAACCGAAGTAACATCGACGTTCATCGGCCCGTCTTGGGGTGCGGACATTATGTCGAAGGCCATCCGAGCAATGATCGTGTTCATGGTGATCGTCTCGCTCATCATGACCATCTATTTTCGCTCGTGGGCAATCGCTGTCGGCGCGATGGGCGCCCTGCTCCACGATTTTATCGTCACGCTCGGTGTGTACTGGATCGGTGGTTTCGAGATCACTCCGGCAACTGTGATTGGTCTGTTGACCATCATGGGCTACTCGCTCTACGACACCGTGGTGGTGTTCGATAAGGTTCGCGAGAATACCGTCGAGCTGCGCGGCCAGAACGACATGACGTACGAAGAGTCGGCGAACCTCGCCATCAACCAGACTTTGATTCGTTCGTTGAACACCTCGATCACGGGTCTGCTACCGGTGATGAGCGTGCTTTTCGTTGGCGTGTACTTGCTGGGTGCCGATACGCTGCGCGATCTCGCGCTCGTGATGTTCGTGGGTATGATCCTGTCGACGCTATCATCGATCTTCCTTGCGGCGCCGTTCGCGGTTGCTCTGGGAATGCGAAACGACGCGGTGAAAGAACATACCGCGGCGGTGCTCAAGATGCGGTCCGAATCACGAGACAAGGCCGCGAACTTGGCCTCAACAGATGAGAACTCAGGTAACATTGAGTCGTCTCACGTGCGCTCCAAAAGCGGCGCAAAGAAACGAAAGAAGAAGTGA
- the secD gene encoding protein translocase subunit SecD: MSHSSHAAVKPKLYKPLVALCVLIVALVGALAYGTLTTHKNRFTPDLALDLEGGTQIILTPVATDGRDVTADDVSQAIEIIRQRVDASGVAEAEINSQGGSNIVVGLPGNPSKETLNLVRTSAVLRMRPVLAIMQSQKLDAAAIAQAMKTAGKKLVAGTDKAMTPEDIKKNIAALADINGDGKISDAPEKKPADPSDTAWITEKTTQDMYLLECGSQAAQLAATGDDPKKALVACDATGTTKYILGPAEVEGGQITQATSGPALNAQGTPSGGYAVNMEFNSEGSKAFADSTARISQLQSPRNQFSIVLDGKVLSAPVPSGRISGGAQITGSFTAPEAAALANQLSFGSLPLNFQVQSEEQISATLGTDQLQSGLIAGLIGLLIIVAYMVWQYHALGVVSVISILLSTGLSYFVISLLSWAMGYRLSMAGVLGMIVSIGVTADSFIVYFERIRDEIRDGRTVPGAIQHGWLRARRTIIVSDAVNLLASIVLYILTVGSVRGFAFTLGITTVLDLIVVMMFTYPLMHYLGRTKFFGEGKPYSGLNTAKLEGPALYQGRGRVRSFEPKKKARAGVTGLEDRALSADEYPDERFVSDHSTAKKTSRLERRDGESLAQLRARERRQQRQAAKGEN, from the coding sequence ATGTCTCACTCCTCTCACGCGGCAGTGAAACCTAAGCTCTACAAGCCACTCGTGGCCTTGTGTGTGTTGATCGTGGCTCTCGTGGGTGCACTCGCGTACGGCACGCTCACCACCCACAAGAATCGTTTCACTCCTGATCTCGCTCTCGATCTTGAGGGCGGCACGCAGATCATCCTCACCCCGGTTGCAACCGATGGGCGCGATGTCACTGCAGACGACGTGTCCCAGGCGATCGAAATTATCCGTCAGCGAGTCGACGCCTCAGGCGTTGCTGAAGCAGAGATTAACTCGCAGGGCGGCTCTAATATCGTGGTCGGTCTTCCGGGAAACCCCTCCAAGGAAACCCTGAATCTTGTTCGCACCTCGGCGGTGCTGCGTATGCGCCCAGTCCTCGCGATCATGCAAAGCCAGAAGCTTGACGCTGCGGCGATCGCCCAGGCCATGAAGACGGCTGGTAAGAAGCTCGTTGCAGGCACAGACAAGGCGATGACTCCAGAAGATATCAAGAAGAATATCGCTGCTCTGGCCGATATCAACGGCGACGGCAAGATTTCTGACGCGCCGGAAAAGAAGCCGGCAGATCCGTCGGATACCGCGTGGATCACTGAGAAGACCACGCAGGATATGTACCTTCTGGAGTGTGGTTCACAGGCGGCTCAGCTCGCGGCCACAGGCGACGATCCCAAGAAGGCACTCGTGGCGTGTGATGCTACGGGCACCACAAAGTACATTCTTGGCCCTGCCGAGGTTGAAGGCGGGCAGATCACTCAGGCGACGTCTGGCCCGGCGCTGAACGCGCAGGGCACGCCGAGTGGCGGATACGCGGTGAACATGGAGTTCAACTCGGAAGGCTCGAAGGCGTTTGCCGATTCGACCGCCCGCATTTCGCAGCTTCAGAGCCCGCGCAACCAGTTCTCGATCGTCCTCGATGGAAAGGTGCTTTCTGCGCCGGTGCCGAGCGGTCGAATCTCGGGTGGTGCTCAGATCACCGGTTCGTTCACAGCACCGGAAGCGGCGGCGCTGGCGAACCAGCTGAGCTTCGGCTCGCTTCCGTTGAACTTCCAGGTTCAGTCTGAGGAGCAGATTTCCGCGACCCTCGGTACTGATCAGCTCCAGTCGGGTCTGATCGCTGGTCTCATTGGCCTGCTTATCATCGTCGCCTACATGGTGTGGCAGTACCACGCGTTGGGCGTGGTTTCCGTGATCTCGATTCTCCTGTCTACAGGCCTGTCCTACTTCGTGATCTCCTTGTTGTCATGGGCGATGGGGTACCGATTGTCGATGGCTGGCGTGCTCGGAATGATCGTCTCGATCGGCGTGACAGCCGATTCTTTCATCGTGTACTTTGAGCGCATTAGGGACGAGATTCGCGATGGTCGTACCGTTCCTGGTGCGATCCAGCACGGCTGGTTGCGCGCACGGCGTACCATCATCGTCTCCGACGCAGTGAACCTCCTTGCGTCGATCGTGCTGTACATCCTGACGGTTGGCTCGGTTCGAGGCTTTGCCTTCACCCTGGGCATCACCACGGTCCTCGATCTGATCGTCGTTATGATGTTCACCTACCCGCTCATGCACTACTTAGGGCGGACGAAGTTCTTCGGTGAGGGCAAGCCGTATTCGGGCCTTAACACAGCCAAGCTCGAGGGGCCGGCCCTGTACCAGGGCCGAGGTCGTGTCCGCTCGTTTGAGCCTAAGAAGAAGGCACGCGCCGGCGTGACTGGTCTGGAAGATCGTGCGCTATCTGCTGACGAATATCCAGATGAGCGTTTCGTCTCCGATCACTCGACGGCGAAGAAAACATCGCGCCTTGAGCGCCGCGATGGAGAATCACTTGCGCAACTGCGGGCACGTGAACGTCGCCAGCAGCGCCAGGCAGCGAAAGGGGAGAACTGA
- the yajC gene encoding preprotein translocase subunit YajC yields the protein MPGGFELIIILLVMVALMWFMSRGARKAQAKQAEEREKALVVGTNVVTTSGFFGRIVDIDGDAVTLESPSGDETVWMKRAILQQMDLPLGYVADDEPGSDVDAPSPFSQKPEENGPFSEPDSAK from the coding sequence ATGCCTGGTGGTTTCGAGCTGATCATCATCCTGCTGGTGATGGTTGCCCTCATGTGGTTCATGTCGCGCGGTGCTCGTAAGGCCCAAGCGAAGCAGGCTGAAGAGCGTGAAAAGGCGCTTGTTGTCGGCACGAACGTCGTCACCACGTCCGGATTTTTTGGCCGGATTGTCGACATCGACGGCGACGCCGTCACGCTTGAGTCTCCGTCGGGGGATGAGACCGTGTGGATGAAGCGTGCGATCCTTCAGCAGATGGATCTGCCGCTCGGCTACGTCGCCGACGACGAGCCCGGGTCCGACGTCGACGCCCCCTCCCCGTTCTCGCAAAAGCCGGAGGAGAACGGGCCGTTCTCTGAGCCGGATTCGGCCAAGTAA
- the ruvB gene encoding Holliday junction branch migration DNA helicase RuvB — translation MSQFDMAPDAIDTERAQEAALRPKRLSEFVGQETVRNQLSLVLDASIARAKSPDHVLLSGPPGLGKTTLAMIIAAEVVGSLRLTSGPAIQKPGDLAAVLSALQEGDVLFIDEIHRLARTAEEMLYLAMEDFRVDVMVGKGPGATSIPLPLPPFTVVGATTRAGLLPAPLRDRFGFTAHLDYYTVDELAQIVSANALKLNAQIDTQAAHEIASRSRGTPRIANRLLRRVQDWAQVRGSGVLDLAAAKAALDVFEVDSLGLDRLDRAVLDVLCRRFNGGPAGLATIAVSVGEEPETVETVAEPYLVREGFIVRTPRGRMATPLAWAHLGLTPPEEGTLFS, via the coding sequence ATGTCGCAGTTCGATATGGCGCCGGATGCCATCGATACGGAGCGCGCCCAGGAGGCCGCGCTCCGGCCGAAGCGCCTGAGTGAGTTCGTTGGTCAAGAAACAGTGCGCAACCAGCTTTCGCTCGTTCTTGATGCGTCGATCGCGCGCGCAAAATCGCCAGACCACGTGTTGCTTTCTGGTCCTCCGGGTTTGGGGAAAACCACTCTGGCGATGATTATTGCGGCCGAGGTGGTGGGTTCGTTGCGTCTCACCTCTGGGCCAGCGATCCAAAAGCCTGGTGATCTCGCTGCTGTGCTCTCCGCATTGCAGGAAGGCGATGTTCTCTTCATCGACGAAATCCACCGCCTTGCCCGCACCGCTGAGGAAATGCTCTACCTGGCAATGGAGGATTTTCGAGTGGACGTGATGGTAGGGAAGGGGCCGGGCGCTACGTCGATCCCGCTCCCATTGCCTCCTTTCACTGTCGTTGGGGCTACCACGCGCGCTGGCCTGTTACCGGCACCCCTTCGAGATCGCTTCGGTTTCACGGCTCACCTGGATTACTACACGGTCGATGAACTTGCTCAGATTGTCAGTGCGAACGCGCTCAAACTCAATGCGCAGATCGATACGCAGGCAGCCCACGAGATCGCCTCGCGTTCGCGCGGAACCCCGCGAATTGCCAATCGTCTCCTTCGTCGAGTTCAAGATTGGGCGCAGGTCCGAGGTTCTGGCGTGCTCGATCTCGCGGCGGCGAAGGCGGCGCTGGATGTGTTCGAGGTCGATTCGCTCGGCCTCGATCGGCTCGATCGCGCCGTGCTGGATGTGCTTTGCCGACGCTTCAATGGGGGGCCTGCCGGCCTCGCAACGATCGCTGTATCGGTTGGAGAGGAGCCGGAAACGGTGGAGACTGTCGCCGAACCGTACCTGGTGCGCGAAGGATTCATTGTTCGTACCCCGCGCGGCCGTATGGCCACGCCTCTGGCGTGGGCACACCTTGGGCTCACGCCTCCTGAAGAGGGCACACTCTTCAGCTGA
- the ruvA gene encoding Holliday junction branch migration protein RuvA, which produces MIASLRGEVLQVGISSAVIDVAGVGYQVLATPNTLSRLQIGHEVHIWTSLVVREDSMTLFGFASTDEKSVFETLTGVSGIGPKIALAVLAVFTPDELRRALASRDEKALGRVPGIGKKSAQRMILEIGDKLGPVLGEAPAAGGTSEAIDPAVLEGLISLGWRESEAEEAIRAARENGAGSSVPELLRAALQVLGSRR; this is translated from the coding sequence GTGATCGCGTCTCTTCGTGGTGAAGTACTACAGGTTGGGATCTCGAGCGCAGTGATCGACGTGGCCGGGGTCGGGTATCAGGTTCTCGCCACCCCGAACACGCTGTCGCGTTTGCAGATCGGGCACGAGGTTCATATCTGGACGTCACTGGTGGTCCGCGAAGATTCGATGACTTTATTTGGCTTCGCATCAACGGACGAAAAGTCCGTCTTCGAAACCCTCACCGGCGTTTCGGGGATCGGCCCAAAGATTGCGCTAGCCGTACTGGCGGTATTCACGCCTGATGAACTTCGGCGTGCTCTCGCGTCAAGGGACGAGAAGGCACTTGGGCGTGTCCCAGGGATCGGAAAGAAGAGCGCGCAGCGAATGATCCTCGAAATCGGCGATAAGCTTGGCCCGGTGTTGGGAGAGGCTCCAGCGGCTGGTGGAACTAGTGAGGCAATTGACCCGGCTGTTCTCGAAGGCTTGATCTCGCTCGGCTGGCGTGAATCGGAGGCCGAAGAAGCTATCCGTGCGGCACGCGAAAATGGCGCAGGTTCGAGTGTTCCGGAGTTGTTGCGCGCCGCGCTGCAAGTGCTTGGATCTCGGAGGTAA
- the ruvC gene encoding crossover junction endodeoxyribonuclease RuvC — MIILGVDPGLTRCGLGVIEAEGGRRVRMLDVDVARTDPRVAPHRRLLTIFNALEEKIARFHPDVVAYERVFAQENVRSVTGTAQVAGVVLLAAARAGTALGSHTPSEVKAAVTGNGRAQKLQVQQMVQRILGLPELPRPKDAADALAIAITQAWRGGADHMVDTTRAQHGGAGMLPDNAGPGLTPAQKMWADAERLARRHGAVAPE, encoded by the coding sequence ATGATCATTCTGGGAGTCGACCCCGGATTGACGCGTTGCGGCCTTGGCGTGATTGAAGCCGAAGGCGGCCGTCGCGTTCGAATGCTCGACGTTGATGTGGCGCGAACCGATCCCAGGGTCGCGCCACATCGGCGTCTATTGACAATCTTCAACGCTCTTGAGGAGAAAATCGCTCGGTTCCATCCGGACGTGGTCGCCTACGAGCGTGTGTTTGCTCAAGAGAATGTGCGCTCAGTGACAGGCACCGCGCAGGTCGCTGGCGTCGTGCTGCTGGCCGCTGCCCGTGCTGGAACAGCGCTCGGTTCCCACACACCGTCGGAGGTGAAAGCGGCGGTGACGGGTAACGGCCGGGCGCAAAAGCTTCAGGTCCAGCAGATGGTCCAACGCATCCTCGGCTTGCCAGAACTTCCACGTCCGAAGGATGCGGCCGACGCTTTGGCAATCGCGATCACGCAGGCGTGGCGCGGGGGAGCGGACCACATGGTCGATACAACGCGTGCCCAGCATGGCGGTGCTGGCATGCTCCCCGACAATGCGGGGCCAGGGCTCACACCCGCCCAGAAAATGTGGGCTGACGCCGAACGCCTCGCCCGTCGTCACGGCGCGGTTGCCCCAGAGTGA
- a CDS encoding YebC/PmpR family DNA-binding transcriptional regulator has product MSGHSKWATTKHKKAAIDAKRGKLFARLIKNIEVAARTGGGDPAGNPTLFDAIQKAKKNSVPADNIDRAVKRGSGEGADAVNYETIMYEGYASGGVAVLIECLTDNRNRAASDVRVGLTRNGGTLADPGSVSFMFHRKGVVEVPAEGNTEDDILMAVLDAGAEEVNEEGDVFEVISAPNDLVAVRSALQEAGMDYNSAEVQFVPDVKVSVDSVEAANKVLRLIDALDDIDDIQNVYSNLDIPEEIAAQMESDE; this is encoded by the coding sequence GTGTCCGGACACTCAAAGTGGGCAACCACGAAGCACAAGAAGGCGGCGATTGATGCCAAGCGCGGCAAGCTGTTTGCGCGTCTGATCAAGAACATTGAAGTTGCGGCCCGTACGGGCGGCGGCGATCCCGCTGGTAACCCCACGCTGTTCGACGCGATCCAGAAGGCGAAGAAGAACTCGGTTCCGGCCGATAACATCGATCGTGCAGTCAAGCGTGGTTCGGGTGAAGGCGCCGATGCCGTTAACTACGAAACCATCATGTACGAAGGCTACGCCTCGGGTGGAGTTGCCGTGCTGATCGAATGTCTGACCGACAACCGTAACCGCGCAGCCTCGGACGTGCGTGTTGGCCTGACCCGCAACGGCGGCACCCTCGCGGATCCGGGCTCGGTGTCGTTCATGTTCCACCGCAAGGGCGTTGTTGAGGTTCCCGCTGAGGGGAACACGGAAGACGACATCCTCATGGCTGTCCTCGACGCCGGTGCTGAGGAAGTGAATGAGGAAGGCGATGTTTTCGAGGTGATTTCTGCGCCGAACGACCTCGTTGCCGTCCGTAGCGCGTTGCAGGAAGCTGGCATGGATTACAACTCCGCTGAAGTCCAGTTCGTGCCGGACGTGAAGGTCAGCGTGGATTCGGTCGAGGCGGCGAACAAGGTGCTTCGCCTGATCGATGCCCTCGACGATATCGACGACATCCAAAACGTCTACTCGAACCTCGATATCCCTGAGGAGATCGCGGCTCAAATGGAGTCGGACGAGTAA